The Methanoplanus sp. FWC-SCC4 genome has a window encoding:
- a CDS encoding ArsR/SmtB family transcription factor — protein MSSYEKCPLPDDIPEVIALEIEKRGGIKGLKNCLPEDECAKTQSKMHKACTDPVRLKILSLLKGGPLCVCAIKEVLELADSKLSYHLNVLKDAGLIEGYQQYRWVIYKLTEQGEIWMGCVCQSRNLMDSI, from the coding sequence ATGAGTTCTTATGAAAAATGTCCATTGCCGGATGATATCCCGGAAGTTATTGCGTTGGAGATTGAGAAAAGAGGGGGAATAAAAGGACTAAAAAATTGTCTTCCGGAGGATGAATGCGCCAAAACGCAAAGTAAAATGCACAAAGCATGTACTGATCCGGTACGTCTTAAAATATTATCACTGTTAAAAGGCGGCCCCCTGTGCGTTTGCGCAATAAAGGAAGTCCTTGAACTTGCAGATTCAAAACTCTCATACCACTTAAACGTCTTAAAGGATGCAGGACTTATTGAAGGATATCAGCAGTACAGATGGGTTATATACAAACTTACAGAACAGGGAGAAATATGGATGGGGTGTGTCTGCCAAAGCAGAAATCTTATGGATTCAATTTGA
- a CDS encoding glutaredoxin family protein — protein MSDNLKIVVYSLENCPNCELLKSFLKQNGFEYQELDLADPANMTELRLNNVFVREAPVLQVEDKFLVSADLFSGGAVITDNVLPLCKGE, from the coding sequence GTGTCCGATAATTTGAAAATAGTTGTATATTCTCTTGAAAACTGCCCGAACTGCGAATTGCTTAAAAGTTTTCTGAAACAAAACGGCTTTGAATATCAGGAACTTGATCTCGCTGATCCGGCAAATATGACAGAACTAAGATTAAACAATGTATTTGTAAGGGAGGCCCCGGTCTTACAGGTGGAAGACAAATTCCTTGTATCTGCTGATCTCTTTTCAGGCGGAGCAGTAATCACAGATAATGTTCTTCCATTATGTAAAGGTGAATAA
- a CDS encoding phosphate uptake regulator PhoU: MEVRKVQITGGSSYIVSLPKEWIRNSNIKKNDPLGLIIQPDGSLTVTPKITGKIVERIKEFDLKGVNDHETLYRLLIGAYVTGYNTIRITSHGRLPSYAHRAVRMFIQSSIGQEVSEETETTIIIKDLLNPGEMPFENVISRMKVIIEGMLGDSMFALKTRDTDLADDVMSREKDVNRLYWLISRQYNLLLRNISLSGEMGMDVDKALHYLQASRVLERAGDQVESIAENVQSLLFVSIEKRALDTIQSLSSEAIEILDSSIEAFFNNDLKKTTETINKAKLFGNKCNDASQELFDIGRLGIVSIAYIIGHLKRIGEYASVISDISINYIVMNDEPLK; encoded by the coding sequence ATGGAAGTCAGGAAAGTTCAGATAACAGGGGGTTCGTCTTATATTGTGTCCCTTCCAAAAGAATGGATAAGGAATTCAAATATAAAGAAAAACGATCCTCTGGGGCTTATTATTCAGCCCGACGGCTCTCTTACGGTAACTCCCAAAATTACCGGAAAAATTGTTGAGAGAATTAAGGAATTCGATCTTAAAGGCGTTAATGATCATGAAACATTATATCGGCTGCTGATTGGTGCGTATGTTACGGGATACAATACTATCCGGATAACTTCACATGGCAGACTGCCATCATATGCACATAGGGCCGTCAGGATGTTCATACAGTCATCCATTGGCCAGGAAGTTTCTGAAGAAACAGAGACGACAATAATTATTAAAGATCTGTTAAATCCCGGAGAGATGCCTTTTGAAAATGTTATCTCACGTATGAAGGTGATAATAGAGGGGATGCTTGGTGATTCCATGTTTGCACTCAAAACAAGGGATACTGATCTTGCGGATGATGTTATGTCCCGTGAAAAAGATGTCAACAGGTTGTACTGGCTGATATCCCGCCAGTATAATCTTTTATTGAGAAATATATCTCTTTCCGGAGAAATGGGGATGGATGTGGACAAGGCACTTCACTATCTTCAGGCTTCAAGAGTTCTTGAAAGAGCGGGGGACCAGGTGGAAAGTATTGCAGAGAATGTTCAGTCACTTCTTTTTGTTTCGATTGAAAAGCGGGCTCTTGATACTATTCAAAGCCTGTCCTCTGAAGCCATTGAAATTCTTGATTCGTCAATTGAAGCCTTTTTTAACAATGACCTGAAAAAGACGACTGAAACAATAAATAAAGCCAAATTATTTGGCAATAAGTGCAATGATGCAAGTCAGGAGCTTTTTGATATAGGAAGATTGGGCATAGTTTCAATTGCATATATAATCGGGCATCTTAAAAGAATTGGTGAATATGCCAGTGTGATCTCCGATATTTCAATAAATTATATTGTTATGAATGATGAACCTCTAAAATAA
- the serS gene encoding serine--tRNA ligase has translation MLELNFIRANPDIVRADLTKRNDQEKLGWIDDLLEIDKKSRDMQVEINQLRNRRNVIAREINDIKKAGGDATELFKEASNVPKQIKEMEKGLDEIKEKLNFYLMRLPNVLHESVPVGKDDSENVEVKRWGEAKVPSFELKNHGQLAVENEWADFERAAKISGAGFYFLKGNLVLLDMALQRFAMDLLVKKGYTPITPPYMMNRAAYEGVTDLSDFEKVMYKIDGEDEFLIATSEHPMAAMFKDEIFEEKDLPLKFAGISPCFRREIGAHGLDTRGLFRVHQFHKIEQFIFCKPEDSWNLYTDLLSNAEDIFQKLELPYHVVSICTGDIGTVAASKYDIEVWMPRENMYRELVSCSNCTSYQAVRLNIKVRDKSDFKSKQYVHTLNSTAIATSRAIRAILENNQLEDGTVEIPKALRPYMNNQETL, from the coding sequence ATGCTTGAATTAAATTTTATTCGCGCAAATCCGGATATCGTTCGGGCGGATCTTACAAAAAGAAATGATCAGGAAAAACTGGGATGGATTGATGATCTGCTTGAAATCGATAAAAAAAGCCGTGATATGCAGGTTGAGATTAACCAGCTTAGAAACAGAAGAAATGTAATTGCACGCGAAATAAACGATATCAAAAAAGCAGGCGGAGACGCAACAGAATTATTTAAAGAGGCTTCAAATGTTCCAAAACAGATTAAGGAAATGGAAAAGGGCCTTGATGAAATAAAGGAGAAACTAAATTTTTACCTTATGCGCCTTCCAAATGTTCTTCATGAGAGTGTTCCGGTCGGTAAAGATGATTCGGAAAATGTTGAAGTAAAAAGATGGGGAGAGGCAAAAGTTCCTTCTTTTGAACTTAAAAATCATGGTCAGCTTGCAGTTGAAAATGAATGGGCGGATTTTGAGCGTGCGGCAAAGATTTCAGGTGCAGGATTTTATTTCCTTAAAGGAAATCTGGTTCTTCTGGATATGGCGCTTCAGCGCTTTGCAATGGATCTTCTGGTTAAGAAGGGCTATACTCCGATAACGCCTCCTTACATGATGAACCGTGCGGCATATGAAGGTGTTACAGATCTTTCTGATTTTGAAAAGGTCATGTACAAAATTGACGGCGAGGATGAGTTCCTTATTGCAACAAGCGAACATCCGATGGCTGCAATGTTTAAGGATGAAATTTTTGAGGAAAAAGATCTTCCTTTGAAGTTTGCAGGTATCAGTCCGTGTTTCAGGCGTGAGATTGGTGCACACGGGCTTGACACAAGGGGTCTTTTCCGTGTCCATCAGTTCCATAAAATTGAACAGTTTATCTTTTGCAAACCGGAAGATTCCTGGAATCTTTATACTGATCTCCTCTCAAATGCAGAAGATATTTTCCAGAAGCTTGAACTTCCCTACCATGTGGTTTCAATATGTACCGGGGATATAGGCACTGTTGCCGCAAGCAAATATGATATTGAAGTTTGGATGCCCCGCGAGAATATGTATCGTGAACTGGTTTCATGCTCCAACTGTACATCCTATCAGGCTGTAAGACTCAATATTAAAGTGCGTGATAAAAGTGATTTCAAGTCAAAACAATATGTCCACACATTAAACAGCACAGCTATTGCCACATCAAGGGCAATTCGTGCCATTCTTGAAAATAATCAGCTTGAAGACGGAACTGTTGAGATTCCAAAGGCACTAAGGCCATATATGAATAACCAGGAAACTCTCTGA
- the cca gene encoding CCA tRNA nucleotidyltransferase → MRLSCENTVLRSIRPSEEERMIIRAVADEIICEVNKSGIATGMVVGSVARDTWVSGDKDLDIFMLFSPEVSREELEEKGLGLARQISKTFSGVFVEKYAEHPYINANIRGFDIDLVPCYAVESASMIKSAVDRTPFHTRYIKEKISGHTDDVLLLKQFSKACGVYGSDQMTEGFAGYLCELLICYYGGFTELLEEASKWRPGIVIDIEKHQAKELTEPLVVIDPVDPCRNVAASLSATRMCEFAEFARGYLKNPSEIYFEAPVSKEISSEDFKTMIEDRGSSFYAVVFKTPGLIPDIVVPQLRRSAIGINGLLERNGFVVNRFDCSMKEENCMILYELLVDQLPNVEKREGPPVWNAENSDKFLKKHIGNTFAGPYIENERYYVEIERKYPDVYSILLSGEILSSGLGKHVRKSIENEMNIYKDEECWSKEFSDFLGDFVMKKSPLIERMMKQTESLNFQT, encoded by the coding sequence ATGCGTTTGTCATGTGAAAATACAGTTCTCCGGAGTATCAGGCCTTCTGAAGAGGAAAGAATGATAATCCGGGCTGTTGCCGATGAGATCATTTGTGAAGTCAATAAGAGTGGCATTGCAACAGGGATGGTTGTTGGCTCTGTTGCACGTGATACCTGGGTTTCGGGAGATAAGGATCTTGATATTTTCATGCTGTTTTCTCCTGAAGTTTCCAGAGAGGAGCTTGAAGAGAAGGGCCTTGGTCTTGCAAGACAGATTTCAAAAACATTTTCCGGAGTTTTTGTTGAAAAATATGCTGAGCACCCCTATATTAATGCCAATATCCGCGGATTTGATATAGATCTGGTGCCATGTTATGCTGTTGAAAGCGCGTCTATGATAAAGAGCGCTGTTGACAGGACGCCTTTTCATACCCGCTATATAAAAGAGAAGATCTCAGGGCATACTGATGATGTACTTTTACTCAAACAGTTTTCAAAAGCCTGTGGTGTTTACGGATCTGATCAGATGACAGAAGGCTTTGCAGGCTATCTGTGTGAACTTTTGATCTGTTACTATGGTGGTTTTACTGAACTTTTAGAGGAAGCTTCAAAATGGCGGCCGGGAATTGTAATTGATATCGAAAAACATCAGGCCAAAGAGTTAACTGAGCCTCTTGTAGTGATTGATCCCGTTGATCCATGCAGAAATGTTGCAGCTTCACTTTCAGCAACGAGAATGTGTGAGTTTGCCGAATTTGCAAGAGGTTATTTGAAAAATCCTTCGGAGATATATTTTGAGGCTCCTGTTTCAAAAGAAATTTCATCAGAGGACTTTAAAACTATGATAGAGGACAGGGGCTCTTCTTTTTATGCGGTTGTTTTTAAAACGCCGGGTCTTATTCCTGATATTGTTGTTCCGCAACTTAGAAGGAGTGCCATAGGTATAAACGGACTTCTTGAGAGGAACGGTTTTGTTGTAAACAGGTTTGACTGTTCTATGAAGGAGGAGAACTGTATGATATTATATGAGCTTCTTGTTGATCAACTTCCCAATGTTGAAAAACGTGAGGGACCTCCGGTTTGGAATGCAGAAAATTCGGATAAATTTCTGAAAAAACATATCGGAAATACATTTGCAGGCCCTTATATTGAAAATGAGCGATATTATGTGGAAATCGAGAGGAAATATCCTGATGTTTACAGCATTTTATTGTCCGGTGAAATATTGTCTTCGGGTCTTGGCAAGCATGTCCGAAAATCAATTGAAAATGAGATGAATATCTATAAGGATGAAGAATGCTGGAGTAAGGAATTTTCTGATTTCCTGGGAGATTTTGTTATGAAAAAATCCCCTCTTATTGAAAGGATGATGAAACAGACAGAAAGTCTGAATTTTCAGACATGA
- the glnA gene encoding type I glutamate--ammonia ligase, giving the protein MTEVAKMLEKIEGDNVKFIRLQFSDIQGQIKNVAIPVKQAEKALTDGISFDGSSIEGFARIEESDMVLKPDMDTYALLPWRPKEARVARFICDVYLPNGKPFEGDPRYVLKKTLAEAAEMGFSFNTGPECEFFLFKMVNGEPSIEFKDHGGYFDLAPTDLAEDVRRDIVLALTDMGFDVEASHHEVAESQHEIDFKYGDALKTADNVVTFRFVTKTIALMNGLHATFMAKPVYGINGNGMHVNCSLFKEGENAFFDPEAPLQLSDTSMHFIAGVLNHSKSITRVANPTVNSYKRLVPGYEAPVYIAWSASNRTALVRVPAPRGKSTRIELRSPDPTCNPYLTFAAILAAGIEGIKKEMQPPAGAAKNIFAMSEDERTKSHIETLPCDLITANKHFIEDELICKALGPHIVEGMNNIAKLEWDSFRTAVHPWEVEQYLARY; this is encoded by the coding sequence ATGACAGAAGTTGCGAAGATGCTTGAGAAAATTGAGGGTGACAATGTCAAATTTATCCGCCTTCAGTTTTCAGACATACAGGGGCAGATAAAAAATGTCGCTATCCCTGTAAAACAGGCAGAAAAAGCTCTTACTGATGGAATCTCATTCGATGGATCATCGATTGAGGGTTTTGCCCGTATTGAAGAGTCTGACATGGTTTTAAAGCCGGACATGGATACTTATGCCCTGCTCCCCTGGAGACCTAAGGAAGCGAGGGTTGCACGTTTCATATGTGATGTTTATCTGCCTAACGGGAAGCCGTTTGAAGGCGATCCACGTTATGTCCTGAAAAAAACACTTGCAGAGGCGGCGGAGATGGGTTTCTCTTTCAATACCGGGCCAGAGTGTGAGTTTTTCCTCTTTAAAATGGTAAACGGTGAACCAAGCATAGAGTTCAAAGACCATGGAGGATATTTTGATCTTGCACCCACAGACCTTGCGGAAGATGTCCGTCGTGATATCGTACTTGCGCTTACCGATATGGGCTTTGATGTTGAGGCATCACACCATGAGGTGGCAGAGAGTCAGCATGAGATTGATTTCAAGTATGGTGATGCATTAAAAACAGCAGATAATGTTGTAACATTCAGGTTTGTAACAAAGACAATTGCTTTAATGAACGGCCTTCATGCAACATTCATGGCAAAACCTGTGTACGGTATTAACGGAAACGGTATGCATGTCAACTGTTCGCTCTTCAAAGAAGGAGAGAATGCATTCTTTGACCCGGAAGCTCCGTTACAGCTTTCAGATACTTCAATGCATTTTATTGCAGGTGTTCTAAACCATTCAAAAAGCATAACCAGGGTTGCAAATCCTACAGTTAACTCCTATAAGAGGCTTGTACCCGGATATGAGGCTCCGGTTTACATTGCATGGAGTGCATCAAACAGGACTGCATTAGTGCGTGTTCCTGCACCACGTGGTAAATCAACCCGTATTGAATTAAGAAGCCCTGATCCAACCTGTAATCCGTATCTGACATTTGCGGCAATTCTTGCAGCAGGGATTGAAGGTATAAAGAAGGAGATGCAGCCGCCTGCCGGTGCAGCCAAAAATATATTTGCAATGTCTGAAGATGAAAGAACAAAGTCACATATTGAAACACTTCCATGTGATCTTATAACGGCAAATAAACATTTCATTGAAGACGAACTCATCTGCAAAGCTCTTGGCCCTCACATTGTTGAAGGAATGAACAATATTGCCAAACTTGAATGGGATTCATTCAGAACTGCGGTTCATCCATGGGAAGTAGAGCAATACCTTGCAAGATACTGA
- a CDS encoding YeeE/YedE thiosulfate transporter family protein has product MLTTLHKNRSAQLAIGLLMGIVFGFLIQKAGVTNYDVIIRQLLLQDFTVVKLIATAVLVGMPGVYILKHYGYAKLHIARGSLGTAVVGGLIFGVGFAVLGLCPGTVAGAVGQGYMDALFGGFIGIMLGTGLFAMLYPKISGGVLKCKMIQYDTIPDMLGIKPSYIIVISLILGAGFLYLLEYLGL; this is encoded by the coding sequence ATGCTTACCACTCTTCATAAGAACAGATCCGCACAGCTTGCTATTGGTCTGTTAATGGGTATTGTATTTGGTTTTCTCATCCAAAAAGCCGGGGTGACCAATTACGATGTAATAATCAGGCAGCTTCTTCTTCAGGATTTTACTGTTGTTAAATTAATTGCAACAGCCGTTCTTGTAGGGATGCCCGGTGTATATATCCTTAAACACTATGGATATGCAAAACTTCACATTGCAAGAGGTTCTCTTGGAACAGCGGTTGTCGGAGGGCTGATATTTGGTGTTGGTTTTGCAGTTTTAGGACTCTGTCCCGGTACTGTTGCGGGCGCTGTCGGCCAGGGATATATGGATGCACTCTTTGGAGGCTTTATCGGAATTATGCTCGGTACTGGCCTATTTGCCATGTTATATCCAAAGATCAGCGGAGGAGTACTGAAATGCAAAATGATACAGTACGACACGATACCCGATATGCTTGGCATAAAACCATCATATATTATCGTAATTTCTCTGATATTGGGAGCCGGATTCCTCTATCTTCTTGAGTATCTGGGATTGTAA
- a CDS encoding DUF128 domain-containing protein — MNVPLKFVNHKIEENALHLTYDPIEKKGNIIYNLSLINTEDLEFAIKTFKEAYSAGLCVSDRILIAKEGDKLENFVIPKGKTGICTICSLVLDSLLYQRGVPLNPIGGGLVEVENLVPRRFTAMIQYEYTTIDPITVMISQGNTSVMNVIKTGSGTITGNIRECHMESESAVFDVLDVLNEAGFVGVLDVGVPNTPLLGVPVTPNYIGISMIGGTNPIAGFKETGRWAEIQSMKGLMDISSFEYLENY, encoded by the coding sequence ATGAATGTGCCATTAAAATTTGTAAATCATAAAATTGAGGAAAACGCCCTGCACCTTACATATGATCCAATCGAAAAAAAAGGAAATATAATCTACAATCTATCTCTCATCAATACAGAAGATCTTGAATTTGCGATAAAAACTTTTAAGGAGGCATATTCCGCAGGCCTGTGTGTAAGTGACAGAATACTGATTGCAAAAGAAGGGGATAAATTAGAAAATTTTGTCATTCCCAAAGGTAAAACCGGAATATGCACCATATGCAGTCTTGTCCTTGACTCATTGTTATACCAAAGAGGCGTCCCGCTAAATCCAATCGGAGGAGGGCTTGTTGAAGTGGAAAATCTTGTACCAAGAAGATTTACTGCCATGATACAGTATGAGTACACAACAATTGATCCGATTACAGTCATGATCTCACAGGGCAACACCTCTGTTATGAATGTCATAAAGACAGGAAGCGGTACAATAACCGGAAACATAAGGGAATGCCATATGGAATCAGAATCTGCGGTTTTTGATGTCCTGGATGTCCTCAATGAAGCCGGATTCGTTGGTGTACTGGATGTAGGAGTTCCAAATACTCCGTTACTGGGAGTTCCTGTAACACCCAATTATATCGGAATATCAATGATTGGCGGAACAAATCCGATCGCGGGTTTCAAAGAAACGGGAAGATGGGCGGAAATTCAGTCAATGAAAGGACTAATGGACATTTCATCTTTTGAATATCTTGAAAACTACTAA
- a CDS encoding YeeE/YedE thiosulfate transporter family protein, with protein sequence MLEILTEVTWSPYVAGAGIGILSWLAFLLSDKPIGCSTSYFRTFGLFRKCFKGECDEKNPYYLKFAPKIDWQWMLVAGIVIGAFISSMLSGVFEIIWVPDMFAQKFGDDPLLRLIIAIIGGVLMGFGARWAGGCTSGHGISGTTQLSVTSIVTAACMFAGAIGTALIIYGVL encoded by the coding sequence ATGCTTGAAATATTGACTGAAGTCACATGGTCTCCTTATGTTGCGGGGGCCGGAATTGGAATTCTCAGCTGGCTTGCCTTTTTGCTTTCTGACAAACCCATAGGATGTTCCACATCATATTTCAGAACATTCGGGCTTTTTAGAAAGTGCTTCAAAGGTGAGTGTGATGAAAAAAATCCGTATTATCTGAAATTTGCACCAAAAATTGACTGGCAGTGGATGCTTGTTGCAGGTATTGTCATAGGTGCGTTCATATCATCAATGCTTTCGGGTGTATTTGAGATAATCTGGGTTCCTGATATGTTTGCACAGAAATTTGGTGATGATCCATTACTCAGGCTGATTATAGCAATAATCGGAGGAGTGCTTATGGGATTTGGTGCCCGTTGGGCAGGCGGCTGTACAAGTGGTCATGGAATTTCAGGAACAACACAGCTTTCTGTAACAAGTATAGTTACTGCTGCATGTATGTTTGCAGGCGCTATAGGAACAGCTCTGATAATTTACGGGGTGCTTTAG
- a CDS encoding DUF504 domain-containing protein has product MRTSHKLLLRFFYDKNFDFSKVLVGYIDRGTPGDISYASGDEICNLDSNYFEVISKNTTKPIPYHRLLIISYGGIIIWEREVP; this is encoded by the coding sequence ATGAGAACAAGTCATAAACTGCTGTTAAGATTTTTTTATGACAAAAATTTTGATTTTTCAAAAGTCCTTGTAGGATATATTGACAGAGGCACACCAGGTGATATTTCATATGCCTCAGGAGATGAAATCTGCAACCTTGATAGTAACTATTTTGAAGTCATATCAAAAAACACAACCAAGCCAATTCCCTATCACCGTCTTTTAATAATTTCATATGGGGGAATAATAATCTGGGAGAGAGAAGTCCCCTAA
- a CDS encoding DUF1294 domain-containing protein, with translation MFPENFDLIAYVLAIYLLTNFFVFLVFANDKRKAKKNMWRTSERKLLTYSLFAPFGAYAAMKLFRHKTSKPRFISVPFFLALHLILIMYIFYNIWK, from the coding sequence ATGTTTCCTGAAAATTTTGATTTAATCGCATATGTCCTCGCAATTTACTTATTGACAAATTTCTTTGTGTTTTTGGTTTTTGCAAATGATAAAAGGAAGGCAAAAAAGAATATGTGGAGGACTTCTGAGAGAAAATTACTGACATATTCTTTATTTGCTCCCTTCGGGGCATATGCCGCGATGAAATTATTCAGGCATAAAACATCCAAACCCCGTTTTATATCTGTGCCCTTTTTTCTGGCACTCCATTTAATTTTGATTATGTACATTTTCTATAATATCTGGAAATAA
- a CDS encoding DUF128 domain-containing protein, with protein MSFVRSERKCIEILRLLKEYQEPLGAKRLSELMAEHGFTLTDRAVQYYLSYLDDMGFTRKVGNRGRVLTTAGISETERALVDERIGFIISKLEKLAFKSTFNPETGTGNVAYNLSYVPYDQVELVSKAFDEVIDAGLAFFSSYKIVDNDPRVPAGHSGFMTVCSITMDGVLQRKGIPVKMAFGGIVGLNNSKPLGFHDLIGYRGTTVDPLLLFINAGLTSIGKAAKTGNGTVLANVREVPDAAKDSVEVIASKMREMGFKFPVTMGTGVLNVRPDPYRTSIVSYSGMNLIGNAYEKGYSIKTEIGAGNIPYSVFDLP; from the coding sequence ATGAGTTTTGTCAGATCAGAGAGGAAATGTATAGAAATATTAAGGCTCTTAAAGGAATATCAGGAACCTCTCGGTGCAAAGCGTCTTTCAGAGTTAATGGCTGAACACGGGTTTACATTAACGGACAGGGCTGTTCAGTATTATCTTAGTTATCTTGATGATATGGGATTTACCCGGAAGGTTGGAAACAGAGGTCGTGTTTTAACTACTGCCGGAATATCTGAAACTGAACGTGCTCTTGTAGACGAGAGGATAGGGTTTATAATATCAAAACTTGAGAAACTTGCATTTAAAAGCACATTTAATCCGGAAACTGGTACCGGTAATGTTGCCTACAATCTCTCATATGTTCCGTATGATCAGGTTGAGCTTGTTTCAAAGGCTTTTGATGAGGTAATTGATGCTGGTCTTGCCTTTTTCTCATCTTATAAAATAGTTGATAATGATCCCCGTGTGCCTGCAGGACATTCAGGTTTTATGACGGTTTGCAGTATTACAATGGACGGTGTTCTTCAAAGAAAAGGCATTCCTGTAAAAATGGCTTTTGGAGGGATAGTCGGACTTAATAATTCAAAACCTCTGGGATTTCATGATTTGATTGGTTATAGGGGCACAACAGTGGATCCTCTTCTTTTGTTCATTAATGCAGGATTGACATCTATTGGAAAGGCAGCTAAAACCGGCAACGGAACAGTCCTTGCGAATGTACGTGAGGTTCCTGACGCTGCGAAGGATTCTGTTGAGGTTATTGCATCAAAGATGAGGGAAATGGGATTTAAGTTTCCGGTTACTATGGGAACCGGTGTGTTAAATGTAAGGCCTGATCCATACAGGACATCAATTGTTTCATACAGCGGAATGAATCTTATAGGCAACGCTTATGAGAAAGGTTATTCGATAAAAACTGAGATTGGAGCAGGAAATATTCCATATTCCGTATTTGATCTCCCCTGA
- a CDS encoding DUF169 domain-containing protein, which yields MIDEMKNKPDYEKISQILVETLNLSQSPVAVKFAKSAEGLPEGVPEVEDTVRHCQMVASAGKDGKIFYATAGKHACAGGGWALGLKEITPSLQTGEFYYKLGKYESWAACMRTIQSVPYVHKTASTEPATYATVYAPLEKTPFDPHVVVIVAQPVVLLKFAQAILYKLGGRIQSEFSGIQSVCADACAQPYITGKPNISLGCDGSRKFSGIDDDLMVMGIPAELLEEITDAIPVVTGAAGSKLKK from the coding sequence ATGATAGATGAAATGAAAAATAAACCGGATTATGAAAAAATTTCACAAATTCTTGTGGAGACCCTAAACCTGTCACAGTCTCCTGTTGCAGTTAAATTTGCAAAATCCGCCGAGGGATTACCTGAAGGCGTCCCTGAAGTTGAAGATACAGTAAGGCACTGTCAGATGGTTGCAAGTGCAGGAAAGGATGGAAAAATATTCTATGCAACCGCTGGAAAGCATGCATGTGCAGGCGGTGGATGGGCACTTGGCTTAAAGGAAATAACGCCTTCACTACAGACAGGGGAATTTTACTATAAACTTGGTAAATATGAATCATGGGCTGCATGTATGAGAACAATCCAGAGTGTCCCTTACGTTCACAAAACCGCATCAACCGAGCCTGCGACATATGCAACAGTATATGCTCCTCTTGAAAAGACACCGTTTGATCCGCATGTTGTAGTAATTGTTGCACAGCCTGTTGTTTTGTTGAAGTTTGCACAGGCAATTTTATACAAGCTTGGCGGCAGAATCCAGTCTGAGTTTTCAGGCATTCAGTCCGTATGTGCAGATGCATGTGCACAGCCTTACATTACAGGAAAACCGAATATCTCTCTTGGATGTGACGGTTCAAGAAAGTTTTCAGGAATTGATGACGATTTAATGGTCATGGGTATTCCGGCTGAACTTCTTGAAGAGATTACCGATGCCATCCCTGTTGTGACAGGCGCTGCCGGTTCAAAACTTAAAAAATAA
- the thpR gene encoding RNA 2',3'-cyclic phosphodiesterase, whose protein sequence is MVRVFVAIELPEDVREKMSSIQEELKVSRAKMNFVNSAMSHITLKFIGEVDSSGLDRVKEELKNVEFDRFTLRLKGVSLNSTKVPRVVWIDGYDGGEMSSLNDNIENRLSPLGVPVEKRKFKIHATIARIKRFDPSLLPIVEKFSSEDFGEFEVSGFKLKKSTLLPDGPVYEDIMEVSF, encoded by the coding sequence ATGGTAAGGGTTTTTGTCGCAATTGAACTTCCAGAAGACGTCAGGGAAAAGATGTCTTCAATACAGGAAGAGCTTAAGGTCAGCAGGGCAAAAATGAACTTTGTTAATTCCGCTATGAGTCATATTACTCTCAAGTTCATAGGAGAGGTGGATAGTTCCGGACTTGACAGAGTCAAAGAGGAATTAAAAAATGTTGAATTTGACAGATTCACACTCCGCTTAAAAGGAGTTTCTTTAAATTCCACAAAGGTGCCCCGCGTTGTATGGATTGATGGATATGATGGCGGGGAAATGTCATCTCTGAATGATAATATAGAAAACCGTTTATCTCCGCTTGGAGTTCCGGTAGAAAAAAGAAAATTTAAAATTCATGCAACAATTGCAAGAATAAAAAGGTTTGACCCTTCATTATTGCCAATTGTTGAGAAATTTTCCAGTGAAGATTTTGGAGAATTTGAAGTTTCAGGGTTTAAACTTAAAAAAAGTACTCTTCTGCCGGACGGGCCGGTATATGAGGATATAATGGAGGTTTCTTTTTAA